The following DNA comes from Chitinophaga nivalis.
AAAGTACAGCGATCAGCGGCATACAACACGAAGCCCATAAATACGGGTTCAGTATTGTCATTGGCCAGTCGGACGAAACTGTGGCGATGGAAAAGGAACTGGTACATACTTTTTACTCACTCCGCGTGGATGGTCTGCTGGCAGTAGCTTCTATGTTTACCACCAACTTCGACCATTTTAATCCGTTTATAAAGAATAATATCCCACTGGTTTTTTATGATCGCGTACCTGCAGATTTCCCAGGTTATACCATCACCGGGGATGATTTCAAAGGAGGATTTCTGGCAACGGAACACCTCATCAAACAAGGATGCAAACGCATTGCTCACTTTTCCGGCTCGCTTACCTGTAACCTTTATCAGCAAAGACTTGCAGGATATAAAGAAGCATTGGCCAAACATAAAATTCCCTTCGACGAACAACTGGTTTATATACATAACCTGACGATGGATGCCGCTACTCAGGCTGCACAGCAAATGCTGGATAAACGTAAACAACCGGATGGGCTGTTTGCTGCCAACGACAGCTCTGCTGTAGCCTTTATCCAGGAAGCCCGGAAACGGGGCATTGATATCCCCGGACAAATAAAAGTAGTGGGATATTCCAATGATCTTTCTTCCCGTATTATCTCTCCTTCATTGACCACCATTGAACAATCGGGATATAATATGGGACAAAAAGCCGTGGAAACACTGGTACAGCTTATCAATCATGATGAAACCGTGAAAGTGACCAAAAACTATATTTTTCCCGTTGAGCTGATCAGTCGTGAATCCACTGCTTCTTAGTATACAACCATCACGATTATCATCATACATAACCTACAACTTTATGAAAAAAATCTGCTACCAATTTATCCTGTTGCTGATAGCGGTCGGTATTGTCTCGTGTAACAGACATATTTATGTGCCCAATACCGTTAATGTTCCGCTATTAAAGGAGAAACATGAATTCAAAGCCAGCATCTCTCCTACTAATCTGCAAACGGCTTTTGCCTTAACAGATAACCTGGCGATTATGGCCAACGGACAATATGTATACCGCTTCGATTTTTCCGACCGGTCAGACGAACAGGGCCTGTTTGTAGATAACCAAACCCGGGGTGGCGTAGTAGAAGGTGCTATTGGGTTTTTCAAGCCTTTCGGTCCGAAGAAACAGATGGTATTTGATGCATTCGCCGGCTATGGTATGGGGAGTTTTAAAACTTTTACTATTGATAAAAACGACAATCCGGATGCTAACGCCAACGACTATCTGTTAAAAAACCGTTTCAGTAAAGTTTTTATACAACCCAGTATCGGCTTCGTACATCCGGTGGTGGAAGCTGCGTTCAGCTCCCGCTTCTCCATGTTGAATTTCTATAACAACACCATTGGTCCGAAAGCATTTGAAAATGATGCAACCGGTAAGTCCAACTTTCAGCATATCAATAGCCAGTCTAATTTTTTCTATGAACCGGCTTTTACCTTCCGGGTAGGATACAAATATGTCAAATTCCAGCTGCAGCTTCAGGCATCTATTCCAATTACCAACAGCGACTATAGAGAATATAAGCTAAATGAATTCTTTCAGCCGCTGGCGTTTG
Coding sequences within:
- a CDS encoding LacI family DNA-binding transcriptional regulator, with amino-acid sequence MKDRTNRITIYDIAQKLDLSASTVSRALQNNPLINLETREKVQETAAEMGYVANWMASSLRKKRSNILGLIVPRTSMYFQSTAISGIQHEAHKYGFSIVIGQSDETVAMEKELVHTFYSLRVDGLLAVASMFTTNFDHFNPFIKNNIPLVFYDRVPADFPGYTITGDDFKGGFLATEHLIKQGCKRIAHFSGSLTCNLYQQRLAGYKEALAKHKIPFDEQLVYIHNLTMDAATQAAQQMLDKRKQPDGLFAANDSSAVAFIQEARKRGIDIPGQIKVVGYSNDLSSRIISPSLTTIEQSGYNMGQKAVETLVQLINHDETVKVTKNYIFPVELISRESTAS